GGCCCTCCAGAGGGCGCCGGTAAGTTGCAAAAAGTCACCGGGCTCGGCGTCGGCGCGGATGCTGCCGTCCGCCTTACCCGCATCGAACAGCAGGGTGATCGCGGCGATCACCGGACCGTAGGTCTGCTCGGTGACCGCCTTCTGGATGCCCGGGGTGAGAGCGGAGCCCAGGGCGTGCTTCTTGCGCATCGCGTCGACCAGTACGCTCGTCCAGCTCCGCAGCGCCTCCAGCGGCGTCTGCGTGGTCAGTGACTCGGACACCGAGCCGACGAGCTGCTCGACCTCCTCCTGGTAGATGTCCAGGATGAGCGCCTCGCGCGACGGATAGTTGCGATAGAGCGTGCCCGGACCGACGCCGGCCCGCTGTGCGATCTGATTCATCGATGCGTCGCCGTCCTCGGCGAACGCCTCATGGGCGGCGGCCAGAATGCGGTTGCGGTTCCTGCGAGCGTCTGACCGAACCATGCTTCTCCCTGCGACGTTAGTGGAGACCTCTCCACAACGATAGAGGAGCGGCGAGAGGCACATCAACCAACGATCGCCTGGAGCAAACCTTGGACGAACCTCTGTCAGCCACTGTTCGACGACCGGCACCCGCCAGTCCATCTCTGGAACCAGCAGCATCATCCGGCTCCTCGGGGATCCGCCCCGCGAGGACCTGCCCCACCGCACCCCTCGACGAGACGGCGGCCGGCGGCGACACGCCGTTGCGGCAGGGCGAACGAGGTCCGGCGCCGACCAGCCCCCAGGCGACCAGTTCCCCAACTGCAGTTAGACGTAATCGCCGCGCTTGGCGTGATGCCACGCCGCGGTGGACATGTCCGACACAAGGCCCTGGCCACGAGCACGGGGGCAAACCGCAGGAAATCCAAGCCATTGTCGGCGAGCACGCATGTTATCAATAGCCGCTGCCCGAACCGAGATGAACGACCCTCGTCCGCCGGCTGCGCGCCGTTGAAGAGCTCGGCAAGGGGTACGCCGTGCTGCTCCTACACCCAGACAAGCCTTGCGGCCGCGACCTCGATCCTGCTCGTCTCGAAGTGTTCCCTGGGCAGGGCGTGCAAGCCCCACATGTCGATTGACCAGTGTTTACACGCCGTACCTGGACGCCTTCGGTGGACGGCAGGGGCGTTCGGCGTACCTGGGCGGCTTGGCAACGCCCCCGTGCCGTGCCGACGCGGGGGCGTGTGCGCGATCAGTTATGACTGCTTGGCGAAGCTGACGAACGCCCGCCACGCGTCGGGGGCGATGGTGAGGGTCCCCCCGTCGCGATCCTTGGTGTCACGGACCAGTACACGCCCGGGAAGGTTGTCTGCCACTTCCACGCACGCCCCGCCGTTGTTGCCGCTCTTCGTGCTCTTGCGCCACCGCGCGCCGGTCAGGTCCATGAAGTTGCCGCTTCCCTGAGCAGGTCTAGGGACTGCGACCGTGAGAGGGCTTCCCCACGGATGCGTTCCCACCGTCGCTCAAGCGTAGCAACGTGCTCCGGTTGGGTCAGGATCTGTGCCTCTGCCTGGCTATCAGCATGTGCGGCCCTCCCGCCGTCGGGCAACTCGGCGAGGATGAACGGCCCGCCGTGGCCCGGGTACATGCCAACTGACATCGGTACGACGTGCACCGACACCGTCGGAAGTTCGGCGGATTCCGCCAGACGTGCGCACTGCTCACGCATCAGGGCGCGGTTGTTATGCGGCGCCCGACGCAGGACCAGCTCGTCTATGACCGCTATGAACAAAGGCGCCTGCTCACGGCGGAGGACCGTCTGCCGCTGGATTCGCGCCGAGACAAGCTGGTCGACGATGGTCGTGGTCAGCGTCTCCCCCGCCAGCGTTGCCCGCGCATACGCCTCGGTCTGGAGAAGGCCCGGCACCCATGCCAGCTCGAACCAGCGCAGCGACACGGCCTCGCGCTCGATGTCCGCCCACCGTCGGAACCACGCGGGCTCCTTCCGCTTAAGGACGTCCGGCCAAAGGTCACCGACGTCCTTCTTCAAAATCTCCGCGATCTTCACTCGCCGTCTGGGCTGCGGTATTCGTCCGGGCGTAACCCAGCGCCCCGCTGTCTTCGGGTCGACACCTAGCTGAGCTGCGAGAGAGTCGGCGGTTTCGCCCGCCTCAGCCATTGCGGCGACGAGTGCATGGTTCATACATGCCTCCCATATGGACGTCCATGATGTTCGCAGACCATACATCAACGGAGTGTGCATGTCTCGCCACAGGAGGCAAGGTGGCTCATTAAGCGGCGTGGCTGGTGGGGGTTCGAGCCCGGCGGTCGCGTTGCGGGGCGCCCCAAGCAACGGGCGCGGGGCGCCCCTCCCAACCCGCAAGGAGGTGGCG
The Micromonospora pisi DNA segment above includes these coding regions:
- a CDS encoding TetR/AcrR family transcriptional regulator, which gives rise to MMLLVPEMDWRVPVVEQWLTEVRPRFAPGDRWLMCLSPLLYRCGEVSTNVAGRSMVRSDARRNRNRILAAAHEAFAEDGDASMNQIAQRAGVGPGTLYRNYPSREALILDIYQEEVEQLVGSVSESLTTQTPLEALRSWTSVLVDAMRKKHALGSALTPGIQKAVTEQTYGPVIAAITLLFDAGKADGSIRADAEPGDFLQLTGALWRAAEDRTQPMLALILDGLDAGRHR
- a CDS encoding DUF397 domain-containing protein — encoded protein: MDLTGARWRKSTKSGNNGGACVEVADNLPGRVLVRDTKDRDGGTLTIAPDAWRAFVSFAKQS
- a CDS encoding DUF5753 domain-containing protein, whose product is MNHALVAAMAEAGETADSLAAQLGVDPKTAGRWVTPGRIPQPRRRVKIAEILKKDVGDLWPDVLKRKEPAWFRRWADIEREAVSLRWFELAWVPGLLQTEAYARATLAGETLTTTIVDQLVSARIQRQTVLRREQAPLFIAVIDELVLRRAPHNNRALMREQCARLAESAELPTVSVHVVPMSVGMYPGHGGPFILAELPDGGRAAHADSQAEAQILTQPEHVATLERRWERIRGEALSRSQSLDLLREAATSWT